ATATACTAATTAACGCAAATAAAAAAATGCCCCCAAATCGTATTTAAACCTCAGGGGCATCTCTATATTGTTATTGATTTATACCAGTTCGGCGAGAGCTGCCGCAGTGAATCCTTTTAATTCATCAATACGTTGATCGCGAATTTTTTCCACCCAGGCAGGGTCAGCCAGTAAAGGTCTTCCAACTGCTACCAGATCAAAATCACCTCTATCCATTCTTCTAACCAGTTCATCAAGAGAACTTGGTTGAGAGGCTTCCCCTCTGAACGCTCCCATAAAATCACCATCCAGTCCTACTGATCCAACTGTAATAGTTGCAGCACCGGTTATTTTCTTAGCCCATCCAGCAAAGTTCAAATCAGAACCTTCAAATTCAGGTTCCCAGAAACGACGCTGAGAACAGTGCAGAATATCAACTCCCGCATCAACTATTGGGTTTAGCCAGCTGTCCATTTCTGCCGGATTAGCAGCTAGTTTAAATGTATAATCCACAGGTTTCCATTGAGACAAACGCAGGATAACTGCAAAATCATCACCAACTTGTCTGCGTACTTCTTTGACTACCTCAACGGCAAAACGACTACGTTCTGCCAATGTTTTACCTCCATAATTATCCGTACGATGATTTAACTGATCCCAGAAAAACTGGTCAATCAGATAACCATGAGCTCCATGTATTTCTACAGTATCAAAGCCTAATTTTTTTGCATCAGCAGCAGCACGGCCATAGGATAAAATAGCATCTGCAATATCACTTTCGGTCATTGCTTTTCCTTTTGGCTCTCCGGGATTTACAAAACCTGAAGGTCCTTCAAATTCTGCAGAAGGTAACCAACCGGATTTATGATCGGCTTGTATACCCATATGCCAGATTTGCGGGCCCATCTGTCCACCTGCAGTATGCACATCTTTAATTACTTTATTCCAGCCAGCAAGTGCCTGTTCTCCATGAAAGTGTGGAATACTTGGATCATTTGCAGAAGAAAGTCTGTCAATCACAGTACCTTCTGATAAAATCAGTCCCACATCACCTGCTGCTCTTTTGCGGTAATAATCTGCGACATCAGCAGTTGGTATACCATTCGGTGAAAACGCCCGTGTCATTGGCGCCATCACAAATCTATTTTTCATGTTCAATGTTTTCAGCTTAAAGGGCTGGAACAAACTTTCTGTATTCATAGCTATTTAATTTATATTGAATTCTCTATTAATTGTCTGATTTCGAGACAAGCTGCCTCATTTCTTTTATAATAGGTCCACTGCCCGATACGGGTTGATTCTATTAATCCGGTACGCTGGAGAATAGATAAATATTCAGAGATTGTTGATTGAGTCAGCTGTGCTTTATGCTGTATCTGACCTACACAAACACCTACCTCCCGAACATCTCTGTCTTGCGGAAGAAAATGTAGTTCGGGTTCTTTAAGCCATTGCAAAATCATTAATCTTGTCTTATTTGATAGTGCTTTAAATATTTCTACCTGATCCATGAAACAAATGTATATCGGAATTTCCCGATATACCAATTAAAACAACAGAATTGACACAGGACTGATGCTCAGACAAATAAATGACAATAAAAAAGGCTTAACCACCCCTATTCTGAGTAATTAAGCCTTTATATTAATCCGGAAATCAAATACCGGATCGTTATATAATAATTATACGCATTGCCATACTGTATCAACAAACCACTTCTTGTGATCAAAGAAATGAGTTACAGTTTTAAATCCAGATACTTTTGCAATATTTTCTGTTTCTTCGACACTATATTTTTGAGAAATCTCCATATAAATAACCTCGTTTTCCAGAAATTGAAATGTTTGATCAGCGATATTGACTTTCTGATTAGTTTTACTCACCAGGTAACTTTTGCAGGCACCAGTTATCGGATCATAGTTCGGATAATGTTCAAATTGTGAGATATCAAAATCTCCGCCTAACTCATCATTTATCCGGTGTAACAAATTCAGATTAAAATCCCGTGTAAATCCGGCAGCATCATTATATGCAGCAAGAATTGTATGCGGATTCTTTTTCAGATCAAAACCAATCAGGACTAAATCTCCTTCCTGTAAAGAAGCCCGGATTTTACGGCAAAACTCAATTGCACTTTCCGGGGTCTCGTTACCAATGTTACCACCTAGCATTAAAACAACCTTTTTCCTGGAAGAGATACGATTCGCCTTTTCAAGCATATCAAAATACTCACCATTTAAGCCCTGTACCTTAAGGCCTTTAATTTTTTCCGGCAAAGACTGTTCTAAATGAGCAATCATTGCAGAAGAAATATCAATTGGCATATAAGTAAAATCAACGTTTGTATCTACCAGTTCTTTGAGCAGATAGCTTGATTTTGTCGCATCACCTGCGCCCAGTTCTACCAGGTCAAAGGTGTTAAATCCGTTTTTCAAGGCTATAGCCAGATCCTTAAATCTTTCTCTGAAAATCTCCTTTTCACAGTTGGTAGGATAATATTCCGGGCAATTCATAATCTCCTGAAAAAGTTTATCTCCTTTACCGTCGTAAAAATACTTGGCATTTAAAGTCTTCTGTGGTTGACTCAGGTCTTGTAAAACCTCTTTTAGAAATTGATCCATATGATTATTTTGCAAGCCTGATACCGCTAAACATCCAGCGCATATCAGGGTGAAAGAAATTCCTGTAAGTATTTCTGCTATGATTTAAAGGTGTAGCAACTGATGCTCCACGCAATACTTTCTGATTAACCATAAATTTACCATTATATTCCCCCAGGGCTCCGGCAGCTTTAGAAAATCCCGGATAAGGGAGGTATGCACTTTCAGTCCACTCCCACAACTTACCCCATTCAAACAACGAAGAAGCGACCTCCCACTCAAATTCAGTGGGCAGGCGCATTCCTTTCCACTGTGCATAGGCAGCTGCTTCATAATAACTGATATTAGAAACCGGCGAATTCATTTTTAAGGCTTCAAGCCCGGATAAGCTATAGCGATGCCATTCTCCGTTAATCTCATACCAATATAAAGGTGCAGTAATATGCTTTTCGCACACCCAATCCCAGCCCTGGGCATGCCATACGCTAAAGTCCAGGTACCCTCCGGCCCTGATAAATTCCAGATATTCAGCATTACTGACCAGCCGGGTTGCAATACTGAAATTCTGGATATAGACTTTATGCCTGCCCAGTTCATTATCAAAATGGAAAGTGTTTCCCTGATATCCTACTTCATATACGCCTTCACTAAAATCAGCCCATCCTTCAGCAGTGAGTGTAAGTCCATTTTCTATATTATCTGCATCATAAGCAGGAAAAAGAGGGTTATGCCCTAAGATATATTTGATATCATACCATAACAATTCCTGATGCTGCTGTTCATGATTTAAACCCAGTATAATCAGTTCTTCTACCTCTTTGCTCACACCGCATAACAGGAATTTCTCCATGGCTTCATCCACATAAGCACGGTAATGAAAAATATCATCTACAGTTGGACGACTCAGATTTCCTCTGTCTGTACGGATAACTCTTGCCCCCACACTTTCATAATAACTGTTAAAAACATAGTTATAATCAGCATTAAACAACTGGTAGGCAACAGCATGAGGAACTAAAATAAAGGTTTCAAAAAACCATGTAGTATGACCCAGATGCCACTTTGGCGGACTGACTTCTTCCACCGGTTGCACCACGTAGTCTTCTTTTTGCAGTTTATCGCATATTTGTACACTATGCGACCTCACTGCGGAGTATTGCTCCCAAAGTGACATATTAATTTTGGTTTATATGGTTGGTTAAGTTTGTTATAGTTTCAATCTGCAAACTCTGTGCCTGTTCTCTCCTCATCATCAATGCATAGGCATTATTAAAACCTATAGGTTTAAGCCACTTCATATTAAATTGTTGTTTAAATTCATTACTTACATAATGATAAACACCATCAACATCTCCGGTCAGCTTGTTTATGGTTTTTGCGTCTGGTTTTAACAACACCAGAAAACCTGTTCCTGTATACTCAGGATAAAAATCTATCTGGTTATTATTCAGTGCATCAAAACATATTTTTGTACCACCTAATCCGGTTTTAGTAATAACATTCAAATTGGTATTACCCCTAATCAGTATTTTATATAGTTGAGTCAGTATGTATTGTTCTCCGAATATTTTAGATCCTATCCTGATTGTTCCTTTCCCTGCTGCTCTGGCAGGTTTATACAAATGATGAGCTTTAGCGAAATCCAGAGCTACTTTTTCGGGAGTTTCTTTAAGCTGGTCCACCTGATAATTGAGAGCGGTCATTGTGGAATCATTAATATAGCCCGACAGCAGATTTAATACACCTTCCAGTTCAGGATGCTCATCAAGGGTTTCCTGTCGAATTACAGGAGCTGCATAATAAGGTGGAAAAATGTGTTTATCATCTTTCAGAATAACCAGATCATAAGCTTTCAGTCTACCATCTGTACTGTAACCACTGATTACATCCAGTTTCTTCTCAAAAGCAGCCTTGTACATCACAGCATCGCTGATGACAACTGTCTCTATACCCAGCTTATATATCTTTTTCAAACCCAGATAACCATCTTCCCGGCCCATAAACTCTGGCGTAAAGCCACCTAACATCCGTCCGCCTATCTGAGTCGGCAGTAAATAAAAAGAGCATAATGTGATTAAAACAAAAGGCATTACCAGATAAGCAAGGCGGATACTCTTGAGGTTGATTTTTTGCACCAGCGACAACAGGAAGTCAAATAAAATAGCTAATAATGCTGCAGGAATAGCTCCTGCAAGAATCATATTAGAATTATTTAAAGCTATACCGCCAAATATAAACTCACCTAAACCACCCGCAGCAATATAGGCGGCTAAAGTTGCTACCCCTACATTGATTACCGTTGCCGTGCGGATACCAGCCATTAATACCGGAAACGCCAGGGGCAATTCCACTTTCATCAGGATTTGCCACCTGCTCATCCCCATTCCTTTGGCAGCCTCAACTACTGCAGGATTTACTTCCATAATACCGGTATATGTATTTCTGATGATAGGTAACAGCGCATAAAGAAAAAGTGCTAAAATTGCCGGTTTGGGGCCGATTCCCAGAAAAGGAATCAGAACTCCAAGCAAAGCGATACTTGGAATGGTTTGTAAAATACCGGCAAAGCCCAATATTATACCCGAGAGTTTTGGCTTTCTTGTGATAAGAATCCCTACGGGAACAGCAATCAGAATAGCAATAACCAGCGAAATCAGGGTAAGACCTATATGTGCCCAGGTCTGACTCCATAGCTTGTCAGACTGCTGAACTATAAATTGCCAGAAACTTTGTGCCTGCTCCATATTATCCTTTTTTATAAGCTGAAAAAGCACTCATCAGGCCTTCTATATCTACTGAATTATCCGGAACACTTTCATTATTCAACCTGTTTTCACCAGAGTGTCCCTCATGAAGAAGCTGTTCCATTCTTTCCCAGACGGTAATGTTACGATCTGAATAACCTGGTAATAACTCAGCAACCAATACCGATTTCAGTTCCAGCTGCAAACGCTGCTCTTTAAAGAAATCCGCCACAAAATCACTTGCAGGATGAAAAAGCAGCTCTTCAGGGGTTCCGATCTGTTTAATTTCGCCCTTGTCCATCAGACAAATCCGGTCTCCCATTTCAAAAGCCTCCTGTACATCGTGCGTCACCATAATTACCGTCTTTTTGACCAGTTCATCCAATGCTTTAAACTCTTTACGGATACTGATTCTTGTCAGGTTGTCTAATGCACCAAAAGGCTCATCCATCAATAAAACAGGAGGATTTACCATCAGTGATCTGGCCAGACCAACCCGTTGCTGCTGTCCCCCGCTCAATGCTGCAGGATACTGACCAGCTAAAGCAGGGTCAAGGTTTAATTTATGAAAAAGTTCTTCTGCTCTTTTTCTTGTATCAGCCTTGTTCCATTTTAATAACTGCGGCACAATAGCAATATTTTCGGCTACTGTATAATGTGGAAAAAGGCCATGACTCTGCAGCACATAACCTATTCCACGTCTTAGCTCTTCAGGCTGACGGGTCCGTACATCAATACCATCAATAAAAACAGTACCAGAATCAGGCTCTATCAGTCTGTTAATCATCCGTAACGTTGTAGTCTTACCGCAGCCGCTTGTCCCCAGTAAAATCAGATTTTCACCCTCTTTTACCTCAAAGCTTATATCGTTAACTGCTATTGAAGAACCAAATTTCCTGATCAGGTTTTCTGCTTTAATCATTTAAGCGATTGACATAAATAAATTGTTCAGTGACTCAGCATATAAAGGATGTGCAAAAATCGCAAATCTAATCTCCTCATAGGTGATTTTACCCATCATTGCCATTTGCAGAACAGACATAATTTCACCACCCTGCTCACCTATAATCGTTGCACCCAGAATCTGTTTGCTTTTTTTGTCCACCACAGCTTTCATAAAACCTCTGGTTTCTGCCGTCTCAATTGCTCTGGCGACATTCTTCATCGGAATTTTAGCAACCAGATAATCTAATCCTTTTTCTCTGGCCTGTGTTTCAGTAATACCAATCCTGCCCAACTGGGGATCAGTAAACATGCAATAAGGTATCATACGGTCTTTAATGCTCATTTTACTGTCTTCCAGAAGATTTTTAGCCACTACAATATAATCATTATAGGAGATATGCGTAAAAGCCGGGCCACCTTTTACATCACCCAGTGCGTATACCTGTGCCGCATTGGTTTCAAGAAATTCATTTACCTGAATAAATCCACGCTGATCACAGGTTACATCTGTATTTTCCAATCCTAAAGTGTCCGTTTGCGGACTTCTTCCGGACGCGATTAATACATGACTGCATGTAACTGTTGTATTTTTTCCATTCTGCGTTATAGTTACCTTAATTTTATCATTAGCCCCGGTTTCAAACTTCAGGACGCTGGCTTCGGTCAGCACCTCAATACCATCATCCTTAAAAATACCGCTCATAACCTCACAAACATCATTATCCTCTTTTGGCATCAGTTGTGAAGATTGCTCCAGAATAGTAACAGCAGAGCCGAAACGTTTAAACATCTGTCCAAATTCAAGACCAATATACCCCCCGCCAACAATCAGCAGATGTTCAGGAACCTCTTTAAGTTCGAGAATCGTGGTGGAAGTCAGATATTTGATTGCTTTTATACCTTCTATTTCAGGAATCCGCGGGCTTGCCCCGGTGTTAATAAAAATATGTTTAGCAGTATAATTTTCAATTACTCCATCCTTTGTATTCACAGCAACAGTATGATCATCCTTAAATTTAGCTTCCCCGTAAATCAGCGTAAGATTTCTGGTCTTTTCAATTCCGGCAATGGAGCCTTCACGGAATTGCGCTACAATAGCCGATTTGCGAGCCATAACAGCTTCAAAGTTCAGGCTATAGCCTGGAATATCAACACCGAGAATTTTGCTGTTACCAGCCAGATAAGCCATTCTTGCAGAAGCTACCATAGCTTTAGTTGGTGTACATCCATCATTGATACAGGTTCCACCAACCAGTCTTTTTTCTATCAATGCGGTTTTCCAGCCTGCATTAGCCAGCTTTTTAGCCAGCGGCACACCTGCCTGACCTGCACCGATTACAATTGCGTCAAATTCTTTCATTAGCAGAACAACAATTAAAAATCTAAAATGGCAACAACTTTTTCCAATTCTTCTGGTGTATTGAAATAATGAGGTGAAAGCCGGACTGCATTTTTAATCTTTTTCTTTGGAAAATTGATCATTGCAGAACCTATAGTGCTTAAAGAAAAATAAACGTTATGCTCACGGAGTCTGGCTGCAATTTCTTCAGTCGTGTGATGGTCCATGGTCAAGGTCAGAATACTGCTAATATGTGTCCCTCTGTCCTGTAAATGCAGTCCTTTGATCTGTCCTAACTGATTTCTGAACTGAGCCATTAAATCTGCATTATACTTTTCAATATTGGCCATGCCTATATGATTAGCATATTTCAAAGCTTCTTTAAATGCTAATCTTCCTGCAATTGAAGATTCCCAGAACTCAAAACGCTTAGCAGTAGGCACCAATGTATAAACATCAACCGAAGTCCATTCGGCACCAACCATATCAAAAATCAGCGGTGCTAAACCAGCTTCAAGAGCACGATCAGAAACATATAAAAACCCGGTTCCTCTTGGTCCGCGCAGAAATTTTCTACCTGTGGCTGTCAGGAAATCGCAACCCATTTTCTGTACATCGACAACCAGCTGCCCCACAGACTGACAGGCATCAACCAGGTACCAGACATTATATTTTCTGCAGATTGCGCCAACTTCATCAGCTGCCTGAATCAAACCTGAACTGGTTGGAATATGTGTCAGGGCGACTAATTTGGGCTGATGTACCCTGACCAGTTCTTCAAATGCCACCAGATCAAGATCGCCATCAGGCAGATTAGCAGCTCTGATAATGCGGATTCCAAAACGCTTCTTTAAAGCAAGAAACGACAGCTGATTGGAAACATAATCATCATCTGTGGTCAGAATAATATCCCCGGCTTTAAATTCAATGGAAGAAATAGCCTTTGCATAAGCGTCCGTGGCGCTGGTCTGAAAAGACATATTTTCAGGAGCACAATTAAGCAATTTAGCAGCTTCAATATAAAATTCGTCAATTCCCTGCTGATTTAAACCGGCCACTGCATACCCACCGATCTGAGCTTCTTCAGTCAGGATATTCATCATCTGGTTAAATACCGTATCCGGCACCAGCGATGAGCCTGCACTATTCAAAAAAATCTTGTCCGTACACCCTCTCGTTTCTTTCCTGATTGTGTTTATATCCATTGTTAAAAATGATTTACCAAATATGTTTCAATACTAATATCAGCTATGTTTTATGACAAAAAAACAATGCGTAAAAGGTAATAAAAAAGGTTTAAACCTGCCTTACATCAAGTAGATTTATGACCTGGATCACACATAATACCTGCTTAATTGTTTTAATTGCAGTTTAACATTACAATTTATGAGTCAACCTGAATATATCAGTGCAGAGGATGCAGTAAAACAAATCAGCTCAGGACAACGTGTATTTCTACATGGCAGCGCAGCGACCCCGGTGTTTGTGATCAAAGCCCTTCAGCAGAGACATGCAGAGCTTAAAAAAGTAGAATTAGTTAGTATTTCGACCCTTGGTGACGTTAATTTCAATCATCCTCAATGGCGGGGCAGTTTCTTTTTCAATTCCCTTTTCACCTCTGCCAATACCCGTGCAGTTGTCAATAGTGCCAACGGCGATTATGTCCCTGTTTTTTTAAGTCAGATCCCTAAATTATTCAGAGAGGGCTTTTTACCGATTGATGTAGCCATTATACAGGTATCCCCTCCTGATGTACATGGTTATTGCTCTTTAGGGACTTCTGTAGATATTGCCAGGGCAGCAGTGGATACAGCAAAACATGTAATAGCCCAGGTTAACCCAAATATGCCGCGTACACATGGAGACGGCTATATTCACAGTAGTAAGATCAATTCCTTTGTGTGGCATGAATCTGTTTTACCAGAGGTCGATTATTCAGCAAAAGTGAGTGAGGCGATGGTAACTATTGGTCAGCATATCGCTTCTTTAGTAGAAGATGGCGCCACATTGCAACTGGGCATAGGGGGCATTCCAGATCAGGTATTAAAAAATCTTGGCAACCATAAAAATCTTGGATTGCATACAGAAATGTTGTCAGACGGAGTTATCCCATTAATTCAGAATGGAATTATCAACAACAGTATGAACAAGATTAACCGGGGCAAATCCATTACTTCATTTATGATTGGAACCCGTAAACTTTATGATTTTGTCAACGATAATCCGAGTATCAGAGTGATGGATATTTCATATGCAAACGACACCAGTGTGATCCGTCAGAACCCAAAAGTTACGGCAATAAATTCTGCTATAGAGCTGGACTTAACTGGTCAGGTTTGTGCAGATTCGATGGGAACTTTTCAGTATTCCGGCATCGGCGGACAGATGGATTTTATTCATGGAGCATCACTGTCTCCCGGAGGAAAACCGATCATCGCATTACCATCAGTTACCTCAAAAGGGATCTCCAGAATTGTACCATTTCTGAAAGAAGGGGCGGGAGTAGTAACCACCCGCGGACACGTACACTGGGTAGTTACCGAGTATGGAAAAGTCAATCTTTTTGGAAAAAGTCTGAAGCAGCGGGCGAAGGCATTAATTGAACTTGCGCACCCTGATCACCGCGAAAATCTGGAGAAAAAGTGCTTTGAAAGGTTCGAAACTTATTTCGAATAGCAATTTTAACAAAACAGAACTAATTAATATTCAGAATTTAACACAAACCAGTTAAATAAAACATTAACATAATACTTTTACCTCTGGATTAGCT
This portion of the Pedobacter lusitanus genome encodes:
- a CDS encoding NADH:flavin oxidoreductase, with translation MNTESLFQPFKLKTLNMKNRFVMAPMTRAFSPNGIPTADVADYYRKRAAGDVGLILSEGTVIDRLSSANDPSIPHFHGEQALAGWNKVIKDVHTAGGQMGPQIWHMGIQADHKSGWLPSAEFEGPSGFVNPGEPKGKAMTESDIADAILSYGRAAADAKKLGFDTVEIHGAHGYLIDQFFWDQLNHRTDNYGGKTLAERSRFAVEVVKEVRRQVGDDFAVILRLSQWKPVDYTFKLAANPAEMDSWLNPIVDAGVDILHCSQRRFWEPEFEGSDLNFAGWAKKITGAATITVGSVGLDGDFMGAFRGEASQPSSLDELVRRMDRGDFDLVAVGRPLLADPAWVEKIRDQRIDELKGFTAAALAELV
- a CDS encoding ArsR/SmtB family transcription factor, with the translated sequence MDQVEIFKALSNKTRLMILQWLKEPELHFLPQDRDVREVGVCVGQIQHKAQLTQSTISEYLSILQRTGLIESTRIGQWTYYKRNEAACLEIRQLIENSI
- a CDS encoding L-histidine N(alpha)-methyltransferase, with product MDQFLKEVLQDLSQPQKTLNAKYFYDGKGDKLFQEIMNCPEYYPTNCEKEIFRERFKDLAIALKNGFNTFDLVELGAGDATKSSYLLKELVDTNVDFTYMPIDISSAMIAHLEQSLPEKIKGLKVQGLNGEYFDMLEKANRISSRKKVVLMLGGNIGNETPESAIEFCRKIRASLQEGDLVLIGFDLKKNPHTILAAYNDAAGFTRDFNLNLLHRINDELGGDFDISQFEHYPNYDPITGACKSYLVSKTNQKVNIADQTFQFLENEVIYMEISQKYSVEETENIAKVSGFKTVTHFFDHKKWFVDTVWQCV
- the egtB gene encoding ergothioneine biosynthesis protein EgtB: MSLWEQYSAVRSHSVQICDKLQKEDYVVQPVEEVSPPKWHLGHTTWFFETFILVPHAVAYQLFNADYNYVFNSYYESVGARVIRTDRGNLSRPTVDDIFHYRAYVDEAMEKFLLCGVSKEVEELIILGLNHEQQHQELLWYDIKYILGHNPLFPAYDADNIENGLTLTAEGWADFSEGVYEVGYQGNTFHFDNELGRHKVYIQNFSIATRLVSNAEYLEFIRAGGYLDFSVWHAQGWDWVCEKHITAPLYWYEINGEWHRYSLSGLEALKMNSPVSNISYYEAAAYAQWKGMRLPTEFEWEVASSLFEWGKLWEWTESAYLPYPGFSKAAGALGEYNGKFMVNQKVLRGASVATPLNHSRNTYRNFFHPDMRWMFSGIRLAK
- a CDS encoding ABC transporter permease/substrate-binding protein — encoded protein: MEQAQSFWQFIVQQSDKLWSQTWAHIGLTLISLVIAILIAVPVGILITRKPKLSGIILGFAGILQTIPSIALLGVLIPFLGIGPKPAILALFLYALLPIIRNTYTGIMEVNPAVVEAAKGMGMSRWQILMKVELPLAFPVLMAGIRTATVINVGVATLAAYIAAGGLGEFIFGGIALNNSNMILAGAIPAALLAILFDFLLSLVQKINLKSIRLAYLVMPFVLITLCSFYLLPTQIGGRMLGGFTPEFMGREDGYLGLKKIYKLGIETVVISDAVMYKAAFEKKLDVISGYSTDGRLKAYDLVILKDDKHIFPPYYAAPVIRQETLDEHPELEGVLNLLSGYINDSTMTALNYQVDQLKETPEKVALDFAKAHHLYKPARAAGKGTIRIGSKIFGEQYILTQLYKILIRGNTNLNVITKTGLGGTKICFDALNNNQIDFYPEYTGTGFLVLLKPDAKTINKLTGDVDGVYHYVSNEFKQQFNMKWLKPIGFNNAYALMMRREQAQSLQIETITNLTNHINQN
- a CDS encoding ABC transporter ATP-binding protein, encoding MIKAENLIRKFGSSIAVNDISFEVKEGENLILLGTSGCGKTTTLRMINRLIEPDSGTVFIDGIDVRTRQPEELRRGIGYVLQSHGLFPHYTVAENIAIVPQLLKWNKADTRKRAEELFHKLNLDPALAGQYPAALSGGQQQRVGLARSLMVNPPVLLMDEPFGALDNLTRISIRKEFKALDELVKKTVIMVTHDVQEAFEMGDRICLMDKGEIKQIGTPEELLFHPASDFVADFFKEQRLQLELKSVLVAELLPGYSDRNITVWERMEQLLHEGHSGENRLNNESVPDNSVDIEGLMSAFSAYKKG
- the lpdA gene encoding dihydrolipoyl dehydrogenase — protein: MKEFDAIVIGAGQAGVPLAKKLANAGWKTALIEKRLVGGTCINDGCTPTKAMVASARMAYLAGNSKILGVDIPGYSLNFEAVMARKSAIVAQFREGSIAGIEKTRNLTLIYGEAKFKDDHTVAVNTKDGVIENYTAKHIFINTGASPRIPEIEGIKAIKYLTSTTILELKEVPEHLLIVGGGYIGLEFGQMFKRFGSAVTILEQSSQLMPKEDNDVCEVMSGIFKDDGIEVLTEASVLKFETGANDKIKVTITQNGKNTTVTCSHVLIASGRSPQTDTLGLENTDVTCDQRGFIQVNEFLETNAAQVYALGDVKGGPAFTHISYNDYIVVAKNLLEDSKMSIKDRMIPYCMFTDPQLGRIGITETQAREKGLDYLVAKIPMKNVARAIETAETRGFMKAVVDKKSKQILGATIIGEQGGEIMSVLQMAMMGKITYEEIRFAIFAHPLYAESLNNLFMSIA
- a CDS encoding aminotransferase class V-fold PLP-dependent enzyme, whose translation is MDINTIRKETRGCTDKIFLNSAGSSLVPDTVFNQMMNILTEEAQIGGYAVAGLNQQGIDEFYIEAAKLLNCAPENMSFQTSATDAYAKAISSIEFKAGDIILTTDDDYVSNQLSFLALKKRFGIRIIRAANLPDGDLDLVAFEELVRVHQPKLVALTHIPTSSGLIQAADEVGAICRKYNVWYLVDACQSVGQLVVDVQKMGCDFLTATGRKFLRGPRGTGFLYVSDRALEAGLAPLIFDMVGAEWTSVDVYTLVPTAKRFEFWESSIAGRLAFKEALKYANHIGMANIEKYNADLMAQFRNQLGQIKGLHLQDRGTHISSILTLTMDHHTTEEIAARLREHNVYFSLSTIGSAMINFPKKKIKNAVRLSPHYFNTPEELEKVVAILDF
- a CDS encoding acetyl-CoA hydrolase/transferase family protein is translated as MSQPEYISAEDAVKQISSGQRVFLHGSAATPVFVIKALQQRHAELKKVELVSISTLGDVNFNHPQWRGSFFFNSLFTSANTRAVVNSANGDYVPVFLSQIPKLFREGFLPIDVAIIQVSPPDVHGYCSLGTSVDIARAAVDTAKHVIAQVNPNMPRTHGDGYIHSSKINSFVWHESVLPEVDYSAKVSEAMVTIGQHIASLVEDGATLQLGIGGIPDQVLKNLGNHKNLGLHTEMLSDGVIPLIQNGIINNSMNKINRGKSITSFMIGTRKLYDFVNDNPSIRVMDISYANDTSVIRQNPKVTAINSAIELDLTGQVCADSMGTFQYSGIGGQMDFIHGASLSPGGKPIIALPSVTSKGISRIVPFLKEGAGVVTTRGHVHWVVTEYGKVNLFGKSLKQRAKALIELAHPDHRENLEKKCFERFETYFE